The following DNA comes from Anopheles arabiensis isolate DONGOLA chromosome 3, AaraD3, whole genome shotgun sequence.
ACAAGAGAAGACTCCAATTTTGGATACCTGTTAATAGTGCGAAAAAGATTAATTAACACTTCGTACGCTATTGTTAGCTATATCGTTAGCTGGCAGAACTCACATAAGAATGCTTCTTTTGGACGAATTTCAGGAAACTGGACATATCGGGACGGCCAAAATGATTCACTGCTTTTAGCCCGGTAAACATAGACGTCTTGGAGAGTCGTTGGAAGTGATTTTCACAAATGTACTGCAACGAAAGGGgatacaaaatattgtatttGCAAACACGTTCATTGGCAACCCTTAAAAAAATGGTGACTTACCAGCATGGTTGTTCGAAGATCAAATTTATGGAAGAATTGTGTGATGAAAATATGAATTTCTAGCACATTCGTAACATCCTTCTTCTCCACGTCCCGCAGTACGTCGATAAACCACTCGAAATGCTTGTGCGACGGGCAGATCCAAAGGAAGTATACCTTCTTACACGCCACTCCAGAGTACCGGTTGGTGCTTGTACCAAACACCAGATCGTTCAGAATCGAAGCGTACGGTGTCACACCGATACCGCCACCGACCATAACAGCAACCTCAAACTTGTACCAATCCTGATTGCCCCCACCGAACGGTCCCTCGATGCGTATCTTCGGCTGATCGTCCGGGTTGTAATTGCATGGGTCGAAGTAGTTGCGCAACTTCCATGTCCACGGTCCCTGCGCTTTGATGTGACAGCTCAGGAAATTCTCGTGTGGTGCCGAGGTCAGTGTAAAGCTGTGCATCTCTTCGGGCTTTATTTCCGTGCACGACAGTCTTACCCACTGACCGGAAAGATACTTTAGATTCGGCGGACGGTAGAACTTGATCTTGATTACGTCCGAGGGCAATAGATCCGTTTCAATGACATCCAACGCCATGTACTTGGTGCGTAGGGAGACGATCTTATCCAGTGTGTACACGATGCCGGGTCCAATGAAGAACAACCAGAACCGGGGGGCACCGGTCAAACGTGCAAGCCCGTGCACGAGACATAATGCGTACAGCACCACGTACAGGGAATGTGCGTTCCAGAAGAATTTGTACGCCTTCTTGCGAATGGTTGGATGAGCGAATGCAAAAATGATGCACATTGTGACGAACAGCATTACGCCGGTCACGCCGGTGATGGTTTGAAACAGCCAGTACGTTATATCGGGCCGATAGTCGGACGTGAAGTGAACTTCTTTCGTGAGACACTTCAGGTTTTCGATCGATTGGGTAGAAACGTGATAGAAGTTTACGATATGTCCGACAGTGTGCAGCAGCGAAAAGAACAACGCAGTGCAGGCAGCGATCTTGTGGAATTGAATGTGTGAATCAAGCGGGATGTACTGCTGGATTGGAAACTCTTTCAGCTTGGTGAGAAGATTTCTGTTGGGGAAGGAATATGGTTAAACAATGGAATTGTGAGCTTACTTCCAAAATCACTCATACCTGGACATGGTAAGCAACAGAAGAGAGTAACAGAATGATAATGAAGCGGCCGAACCACGAGTTATAGCAATACCGACACCCATGATGTGTCGTAGATCGGTGTGCTCCGCCATAAACGAGTAATCTGGAAACAGTTAACAAGGTTATGATGAGTTAATACGATGAGAAATTCTCAGACACTAAGTAATACTAACGAATAAAGCGCTCCACAAACAGCACGATGGTGATAACGTAGAACAGGAACAGGTAGAAGATGTTCTGACGATTCTCCTCCAGGAAGGTCGTGTAACAGTCCCACTTTTCTTGCATCCAGTGACGGCGCGAGTCCGAAATTGGTTCAATATGGAAAGACGTCATGCGTGCCACATTGGTGGACGTATCGAGGAAATTCTGCTTAGCACCTTTGCAATCCAATCCAATCGCTACAAAGTCGCCCTTGTACTCCTTCATCATGAGCTTGAAGTCCTCGTAGGTGAGATGGTTCTTGTGCTCGAGACCAACATCCTGTAGGGTTGTAAGCGAAAACATGTCAGAGTAATGCGGACTACTAAAGCTCACTCACAATAACATACCTGGAACATGCCATCGATCAGTTCGTTTACTTGCTCATCGGTAACGCTCGTTGTGCGGGCGATTTCCACCAACGATCGCATCATCTCGCTCAGTTCTCCCTTATCGATCACTCCATTTCGATCGTTGTCGCACATGTCGAAAATGATCCTTAGTTTGTCATCGGTTTTGCCTCGCGAAAACAATACCACCGTTTCCAAGAATTCCTGAAAGACAAATCCGAGAAAGACATGTTAAAACATCGCTGTTTTTGATAGGAGTTTTTCGAGTATCTCTTACCTGGAATGATATTCTTCCGTCCTTGTCCTTGTCGACGATATTAAACATCTTCCGAACGAACATATCGTCCTGTTTCATACCGAGGGCTGCTGCAAACTCTGACTTCGACAAACTGGTTCGCATCACCGTCATAACCTCACCATCCAACGATGCGTCTGAGCGCCGGCGACGTTCACCAGGGCGCAAACCGAAAGTCAACGCGTAAGCTTCACGGAAGAAGTGCTCCAGCCGCTTTTGACGGCGCTCGCGTGTTTCTGCCTTGGCTAGCATCAAATCACGATTCGATTCCACGAATGTCATTGTCTTTTTGTGAAGTACAAGGAAATCTTCCAGCTTTTTGACGAACTTCCTGCGGGCCGAGTTGGACTCTAATTCCAGCACTAGATCGTGATCGTTGGGCACACGCAGCAGAATGTATGGCTTCTTGGCCGTGTAGTTCTCCTGCGATTGCTCCACCGTCACCACATCGACGTGTTTCAGGTTGAAGGTCCGCAGCTTCTCTCCCTTGCGATCCACCGTATAGATCGACGCTTCTGGTCCGAATTTTACCGTCACCAATCGTTTGTGATTCGCATGCAACCACTCCCGGGCAACCATTTTCTCCACCGACACTTTAGTGTTGGCAGTGTTTTTCATGGCTTCttgtttgattttcaatttacGACGTCGGCTGTTCTGTAGCTTGATCACGCAGTATCCGGCTCCGGCGCAAAGGATTGGCACAAAACCGAGAAACACACACGAATAGATATAGGCCAGCTCGGAACCGGAGAAGTAATCGTACCCCTCGAGATAGTTGCACGGTTCGAGCAATGTAGCGTTCAGCTGTTCCGGCTGCGGGCAGGGATCACCTTGCTTCCAGTGGAAAACATCTCGTTGAATCTCATCCGCCTCGATGTCGGTACTGTTCACGATGATGTCCCACAGTGTAAACTTGCGTATTTCGGCTATTTCTTCCTTGGTGAATATGCTGTAAAGGCGATTCGATACAGTTGTCAGAATAGCGGTTGAAATTTTGTTAATCTACAATCACAAATCACTCACCCATTGTCCTCGTTTTCAAACCAGAACCGATCGGCGTCACGAATTCTGGTAAACTGATCAATAATGACAGCTGAAAACAGTTCGCCCGGCCTTCCATCAGACTCCAGCATTCCGCCAACGTAAACGTCCACGTTGTCCAGTTGGTTGTCGTACGTTTTAATTAGCAGACTGTCGGATTAAGCGTACCAGGGGcattaaaatgaaaacttttgcaccTTAACTTTAAGCAACAAACTTACTCCAAAAGTTCAGGCTGCCGTTCGAACACTGCCGGGTTGATGTCGCGCCAACTCTTCTTCTTGGGCAAACGGTAAGCCGCACGTGCCGTGTTGTAATCGGGAAGTCCGTTGTCACGACCGCGCATAATATTCAAAGCACCCAGATCCCGCCTGGTGAACTCCATCGGTCCAAACAGCTTATCACGCACGTCCGAACACAGCAGTGGGTCCTCCTTTTCGGCTATCTGTGACGCCATGCCCATAATGAACTCTTCCACCGGCGTGTTATCGAGTACATCCTGTGGAGTGATTTTAACGAATCAATTTAGTCATattgcacacacactgcacgtTTCTCACACGCAAAGCAAACCTACATTCGAATTCCACCAGGTAGAGCAAAGCCGCAAAGCTGGGAAGTCCATGTTGGTGCGACGGAAGTTGCATTGACCGTCGCGTCGGAACAGTCCTGGTGGAATTAGCGAGTGTCCAAATCGGAAGGCGGCCGCCTGGAACATGTGGCTCACTCCGGGATGAGTGTCCGCTTTGTAGCCATCGTACGGTGGTATCTCCTTGTCCAGGAACGCTGGCAGATACTCGTATGCGACGATGTTCTGCAAGCTAGCGATCACTACACGTCGTGCTCGTTGGAAAATCTCTTCATCACTCCAATCTCGATGCTGGCGACGAACGCGCTTCGCTACCACATTGTGCCAACGCAGGAACAGAATGGCAAAGGAGAGCAGGGCTGGATTTTGGTTGGTTCTAGGATCACCCAGAACTGTAACAGTTTGAAAATGTTGGTTACAATTCACTGCACattcaaaacaaacgcaaTAAGCATGGGTTACTCACGATATAGTCGTTCCGGACTGAGCATTCGCATCACATGCGGTACAGGATTGTTGAACAGTGGCACACGCATCGTGTTCTTTACCGGCATCGTACCCTGCTTGTCCGTCAGAAGCGCACCGTCCTGGAACGAACGCATCGCATTCAGCCATGCCTCCGATGTGCTGTAGATGAAGCTGCCATCGATCCAGGCCGTCATCTGATTGATCTGTTCGCGGGGCGCGTTCGGACTCTGGCCCGTGTTGCGATCGTAAGCCGCACGGTGAAACGGAATATAGCGATCACCACGACACTCTCGATCGTACATTTCGTCACACTTCTCGATCTCGATCCGGTGCATCTCAATCGGACAGCCCGACTCGGACGCCATGACGATCTCGTTCGTCACCACCTGACCGAAGAAAGCTAGCAGGGCGGTACGGTTTTCCATCGATGGTAAACCATCGGTGCCACGCATGAACAATCTGCTGAGCTTACGGGGCGAGGGGCGATTAGAACCGGCCATCACATACACCCCATCGCTGTATGCCGATGGAGCTTTCCTCGTAAGGTGATTATCTGTGGAAGTATcaaaagaagggaaaataCATATTTAGAATCTATCAATAATTTCTATAAATTATATATTAATGTATTgttattgaataaaaacctTGAGTACATTGTtggttttcgaaaaaaagaacaactgaCAGTTTTGGTTGCTAGGCACCTTTTCCGGTCATTCGAAAAGCTGAAGTGAAACACCTACTTACAAGTgcttttaaaatcatgctaaaaCACAATGCCGCTAGACCAATTTGCTAGACTGCCTTTCCCTGCAACGCGCAGCTTAATTGCTGCTACCTTGCgcttttttgcatattttaaggGATAGGTCTTTCTTAATGGATGATGATTTTCTTCACCGTTTTCTTACTACCCTCGGCCCTGCTTATTGGAGCGACCTGGAAGTGAGTTGGTGTGCTGACATTTGCTAAGCGAGCCGTGAAGCCTCAGAAGGAAAAGGTAGCAAAAAGCTACCAAACGGAAGCAGTTCAATGTCAATGGCGAgctcataaataataattattcctAAATTGTCCATTAACGGTTCCTTCGCATGATGATGGAGACCCGGTACCCGGTTCGGTTAAGCTACGCGGCGCGAGCTATTAGTGTAGGGGTGCAAATGCACTCGCGCCTATGGGTGTCGGGTGACTGGGACGCACTAACTTTATGGCTGTTATGACACGCGTTTCTGTCTGTTTGGaccataatttttatttttcctacaAACTGTGTTTTACGTGTCGGAGCTGCGATAGAACAGAGCAACAGAGTGGACCACCGACGTGGTGCAAAAAAGCGCACAGGCTACGTCATCGTAGCTAGAGATAAATTATGCACCAATAATTACACGTGTAAGTGTGTTGAAACATATGCAAAGTATGATGTAAAAATGTGCCATTGATTTTGAAGTAGCAGTATACAAACGGGTTTGTTTTACCGGTTTAGTATATCTGAGCACACATTATGGATAAACCTAAACAGCACTATGTTCATATATTTTATGCTGCTTGTTTCTTATTGCATACATCTTGTGTATCTGATAACTTATCGATCATTCCGATTAATCTCGATAATAAATTATAACACTTCATAGaacttaatttaattgatACCTCATCCATCATTCAACCAAGAAAAAGCAACGCGTTACTAGTTTACTTTGCCTCTGAAACGAGACATAAATTGTCATTTAATTTCTACACTCTTGTTACTGTTACATATTAAATACCGCTGGCCTTATCAGGCATGCAGGTATCTAGATCAATGCCAAAGATTACCGTCCGTACGTGCCAGCCAGGGtgataaaagtaattaaagtTTGAGCGAGTGAGTTGTCACCTGTTGGGTCGAAAATGTTAGCGAACATACATAATGCATATTTATTGCCAGCCATAGCTCAACAGGATGAAATTGTACGACATGCAATAAGGCAACACTTGTGCCAGAAACACTGTGCGGCTAGAATTTTGCACATTCATCATAGTAAAAAttagcaaaatgaaagtttttttttactttaaataaaaggaagataagaaaaaattaaaataatttactatAAACACAGAAATTAGCCTTGATACAAATCATTAACACCACCCAATATGGTACGAATAACAACAATAGACATATAAatgtcttttatttttcttttacacgTAATGCATTGCTTCCTTTTCGGGAATATTATGTTCTGTAAAAGGCAACAGTAATGTTGATGCTTGTTAGTGAGAAGGAATCGATACCACCACACTATTACGGCAAATTAATCGATGAATGGAAGTGAACATTATCAAACCACACAAACCCTCCTTTCGAATGGAGCAGAGAAAACTACTGCCTGCACAAGACAACAGCCAAGAAAATAAAGCATCTACACCATCGTTCGATAGCCCTTGCACATTCAGCATCAGCTCGAAATTTGATTTCGAGGTCAGACGCGAGCAGACCATCAATTATTGCTTTCAGACTTTTATAAATGACTCCGAACGGGCAAATTGTTTCATAATGCAATAAGCCCGGGGAAGGATTTGTACGCCGATCCTGATGAGTGGCAACAGCCAACCGACATCTCAAtggagttgttttgtttttgagctTAATCCTGTTGCATATGCTGCAGAAAGGCAAATGTAAGTACAAATGAAGGCTGTTGAGGTGGTTCAACAAAACTGATTGCCAGGCATAAATTATGTCGgtgaaaaactgtttttttgtgtatttttttgtatttttgcagATGTTTGAATGATATTATTGTATTAAAAACAATGCTTTAaagcaggggtctccaaactttttaGTTCGCGGGCCACACTGCTTCACAATCAacgttgttgagggccattttgacgctacctttagaaTGAGAGGAAGTTCAAATCTCGTttaagaataagaaaaaactaacaaaatatATCATATTTCTTCAGCTTTCTTTTGAAACATAAGCTTtctttttaaacatttgtaaataaacataaaaatgataaaaaagctTCCCAATCCTTTCAACTTCTGAATACTTTGCCTGAACGTATCGCCACAACAGGTGCATCTACATTACTATGATTCATTCATCCCCGCTTGAACTGCATATCACCAATATGGTGCAACATGCACGCGCTGTGTGAGGCATTATTCATATAATTTAGTAGCTGTTTAGtcgtggctgctgctgctcacaaaacaaaacgagttTCGTAGCACGTTGTTAGTACCGGTGTACCTCCTGCAGCGTCAGAAGCTACAGAAGCACGGTCCAGCCCTTTTGCTACTAACGGTGGTAGGGAAGGGTGCACCATATCAAGGtaatccatccatccaaccACCCATTCATCGATCCTGCAGTGCGAATACTCAGCTTAAAAACTGTCCGGGGGTCTGCAGCTCGTAAGGTTGGATGCAAGAATGCACCTTGGGTGTGATGCACTGTGGGGGGAAGGTTTGGAGGCAGCTACAAAGTTAAGAGGCACTGCACTTAAGGTATGCTTAATCCAATTAAGTCACTCTGAATTTTAACTTCACGTGCTGTGTGCCTGAGCCGtttcgatacacacacacacacgcacacacgtttgAACTGTTTGAACACTGCACGTCAAAGAGACTGGTTGTGAGGCACCGAATGATGTATGGTTTGGAGTCACTCCCTGAAATGGACTTGACGTGTGATGCTGGTGGGCATGAAGCGGCAAACAGGTACATTTTGCTACATTTTGCACTACACAGCGGGGCGTCTGGTACACACCAGGCAGGTCGGTCGCGTGACTTGGCTGGTGGGTTGTCGCTCACGTGCCACAGATGCTGAATGAGTATTGTATGTGCCGtggagcgaacgcgttaatcgATTACTAGAATATGATGGTGCTCTCTAGTGTCAAGGAGTTTGAATTAATGTTTAAACGTTATGATACAATTGTTCAAAACTACTGTTTAAATTTCATGAACAAATGATTTATATCAAATTCAATTgacattaaaaaaaggttagtaaaaataataattatgtaaaattatgcagcagcaacaataaacTCCTATATCTGAGATtcaaaaaaatgataattttgaGAAATAATATCACTCTACTAAGCAGATTAAAAATTCCATGTTTACTATATCTCTTGCCACGAAAATATTCATCCAAATTTAATGAATTGCTCTGTCGCGAATGTGCTACACATTCACGTTCGCTAATTAGCCATACGATGGGAAAATTGAGAACAATTTAAGTACCCGCATATTCCCGCCTGGACGGAATGTAATCAATTGTAGTGATCAGTGTTCCCTCGCCCAGCCGATATGATGGCCGATAatcataaataattaaaatttacatcTACATTTGCGACTCGACCGATACAAAACGCCGGTAGAGCCTGTGGAGTAGCAGGGATCGAGTAAGTGAGGCTTAAAATGCAATAAAGTAAACATACTACTCGGATTTGCGGACCAAGCCCCGTTTCGCAACAACGCGGGAGTTCTCAGCAGCTCAATGCAAACGCACCCCGCTGTGCTGGGGTGTTCGAAAATTGAGCGATCGCAGCGAAATCGGCACAACTCGCTGTGACACATCGCAATATTTCTGCATTTACTGCTCACAGGAATCGGTAAAATAGGCACATAAAAGCCCTCCAGTTAAGCAAACGGGGAATCGTTAAAGCACCGAACAAAACAGACTGTCAACGGAGACGTTTATACCCGAATGGGTGAGGGTGAATTtgggcggtgtgtgtgtgtttttttttattttaagctCGTTTTGGACAGTTTTGTGAAAAACCCTCCCTGCTGAGATTGCGCTACGTGCGGATTGTCAGTTGATCGTGTGTGATAAATCAAAAAATTATGACCAAAAGGGTGGTGTGCGCGCACAACTTACCGACAGCTCCCCAGTCCGGATGGGCCAGGTTGTTGTACCATCCATCGTAGCGCTGCTTTTCGACGTGGCTCATCAAGCTCGATTCTGAAATGAGACGAAACAAAGTGAAATTGAGACGGTTTTATCCAGTGTAGGTCCAGGGTTTTTTTAGATCTTTCGGTCAAGATTATGCGGCACGGACTCGGCTAATAGCTGCTGGTTAAGGGATAGGTTACCCTTACCCAGACACCCAGAGATCTGATCGTGAGAACGGGTCAAGGCGAGTGAAAGGAACAGATTATCCACATTTGGGAGTGGAGTAGCTCATGGGACAACACTCACGATGACTCAATATGGGAAAGATGCCCAGATTTGTTAGCCCCCGTCACACGATCGCTCAAAACGTATGCAGCGAATTGTGAACAAATTGACACATTCCAATCGATCGCGAGCCAGCGAACGCGAACGAGGGATGTAATTTTTTGGTAGTAGTCCCGCAAAAGGAACAATTTACTGTTCCATGTCACTGATACCGCGTTGATTAATGTTGCGTCTTGCTGGATCGTAAATCTTCGATGCTAacgtttttatatttttcgcAACAGTAAGCGAATATTCCCGGCTTTTAACCGTACAACGCCCGCAAAGGTTGAACGAGCTGACCACTCGCATAGATGGTTGGTTTTCACAGCTCGAGGTCACCTTAGTGGTCAGATTTTAATAACATCATGTTCATGTGCTCCGTGCCAGCATTCTCGCATCGCAATGTGTGAGCCCTCGGGACTCGTTTCGGGCCGTTGGGCTTAATTCGCAGCGTCCgttttcgttccgtttttgCACCACGGCTGGCTGGCACGTTCACTTCTCTAGACTGTGGtttcgtttgatgttttgGCGTTTTTTGGGTTTACCTAGTCTGATGGAGTACGCCAGATTTCGCGACATTGTCCCAATGGCTTTAGGCTTGCAAAATCCTAAAGCCATAAACAATGCTAAGCAAGAACAAAATGAACAATGGACGGTCCATTCCAGACGTAGGGATAACATTTTTGAAGATATTTTGGCCATAGTATTTCCATCACGCTCTGCCGTAGAAGCTGGCCCGATGTGGCGGATCAATTTGGATTGGTTTAATTATGACTTTTGTTTGAATACCACCTTAGTTGCTGCTACTGGTGTGCAAATCTGTCAAAACCACGCAGCGTGCAGCTAATATTGCATCCGGGATTAAGCTCAACGCCACTGCTTTAATAAAGCCGTGAGAAATTGTAGCTTCCTGCCGAAGAACCATAGCGGACGCCTAAATTGGTCAGGAGAACGAATAAATCTTTTGAATTTGgtaattttattgtttccttCATTGGTGGCTTGGCGATCTGGCGATGTTCATTAAAAATCTTATTTTTACACCATATACTCTGTACTGGGGCGGTCcagtggtacagtcatcacctcgaacgactcaataacatgcccgtcatgggttcaagactAGACTAtacggctgcgtggtaatgaattaagtctagAAAGCCTGTGTAggtcggcatgtccgcgtaggacgttaactacagaaaaaaactatagaagaagaagatacttCGTGCTATGTGCTAGGATCAACTAAAGCCTTTATGATTCAATATCTTAAGACTTGGTTCAACATTCACAAAATATTACATATTAGTAAATCCAATGTCTTTCGGAAGAGTAACGGTTCATATAAAGTCCTTCGGGACTATTTCTTCGCATGTGTCAATCTCCATAGTTCCAATCCAAGCCATAATGCCAATATAAGATGATGCTGAAGCATTACTATTGACTAATCGACTACGTGTTATAAATTAAGTGAAATAGCCGGAAGGTTTAACTGCGTAGATTGGCTTGTggcaagaagaaggagaagatgattttaaatactttttccaTAAACATAACTATTTCAGCATAACTATATCCCCAGCAAAATTGCCAACGATAACCCGCGTTGGGGTGAAACAATTAAGAATCAATTACGGCCAAATCCAATCACTCGACCGAACTCCGCCCATTCCCTTTTGTCCCGTTGGCATTGTGCGAGGAGCGAGGTTAGAAGGCTTTTATTCAAAATCACACCTTAAAATTGGCATCACCTCAAGCAATTCCTCCCAAATCGTTAGCGATACCTGTGACCAGCGCCTCGAGCTGTTATAGATGGTCAGCCCCTTCGAATGGCTGTGTGgggatgcaaataaaaaatagctcaCATGACCAACAGGGCGAACTTTGTCAGAACGTTCGTGCCAAACAAGGCTCATTCATTCAAAGCCACATTCGATTTTAGAGTGTAGCACCAAATTGGATCTCGCTCACGTTCCCACTCCTGTGGCCCGGCAGGACAGGCAGGGTCTTGTCTATTCGAATTGGCACCGGGTATTTGGTGAAGTTCCATTCAATTCACGTGAGAATGCACACCCGATCGTGTGATCGGGTGATTTATACGTTAAATAGTTGTTTGATCAACGACCGCACGGCACAGGTTCTGCCGTGCCTTTCGTCCAGCACGGTCCGcgtggcaaacaaacaaattctgCGCGTGGCAAACCAACAGGCGCAAAAGCCTCGGTGCACGCATGCAAAACTGGGCTTCTCGTAGGAAACCTGTCAAGTGGTCGGGCGCGTAGAATCGGGGACAAGTTGTAGCACCAGATTCCTCTGGTAAAACCATTTTGACCATGTTTAAACGTTCGACACTGGAACGCGTGAGCTATTCTTGCATGCGTAGCAACACGATCCTGGTAGCAATGTAAGACCATAAGACAACTGAGGTTGTCCGATGCTCCACTTTTGCGGTCGCAGCATCCACGCAGCGTAGACCCCTCAAGGGTCAAACGAAACCATGGGATCAGGTTCTGGCACGAGATTTGCCTTTCACTTAATACGCGATAATTGCACGAATTCAGACCCGTCGTCACGAGCCCCGGTGTATGTCAACCGTAGTGTCGATACACCGATCTGGAGTGCTTGAAATGACTAGATTATTGGGTTGGttcttttgtatgttttttatgAGGGACAGTAAATACACTTTGCCCTCTCAACAATATCCAGAACAAACCTTCGAACAAGTCGTTACATCCTTCAGCACGTCTTGTATATCATATATGGTGAGATGGTGCTTGAAATCACAACGCACCTCTGTGTGAACGACGATACTTTTCTTGTGGGCGATAACTTGATGCTTAACACGAGCTTTACTTCACGTAGGAGTATCTTTAGACCCATTTCGTACCGTGTTACTCCCACTGGTAATTTGCCGTGATCTGTTGGAACGTTTTGGGATTTAACAATTTTGGACGGTATTCAGAACATGTTAAACCAGTTTATTTTATATCTGCTCACTGTATGGTAGCTACCA
Coding sequences within:
- the LOC120901491 gene encoding dual oxidase — translated: MRTLDRPAAVGLLWSACLLALHFTIPATVGAAESSLMSHVEKQRYDGWYNNLAHPDWGAVDNHLTRKAPSAYSDGVYVMAGSNRPSPRKLSRLFMRGTDGLPSMENRTALLAFFGQVVTNEIVMASESGCPIEMHRIEIEKCDEMYDRECRGDRYIPFHRAAYDRNTGQSPNAPREQINQMTAWIDGSFIYSTSEAWLNAMRSFQDGALLTDKQGTMPVKNTMRVPLFNNPVPHVMRMLSPERLYLLGDPRTNQNPALLSFAILFLRWHNVVAKRVRRQHRDWSDEEIFQRARRVVIASLQNIVAYEYLPAFLDKEIPPYDGYKADTHPGVSHMFQAAAFRFGHSLIPPGLFRRDGQCNFRRTNMDFPALRLCSTWWNSNDVLDNTPVEEFIMGMASQIAEKEDPLLCSDVRDKLFGPMEFTRRDLGALNIMRGRDNGLPDYNTARAAYRLPKKKSWRDINPAVFERQPELLDLLIKTYDNQLDNVDVYVGGMLESDGRPGELFSAVIIDQFTRIRDADRFWFENEDNGIFTKEEIAEIRKFTLWDIIVNSTDIEADEIQRDVFHWKQGDPCPQPEQLNATLLEPCNYLEGYDYFSGSELAYIYSCVFLGFVPILCAGAGYCVIKLQNSRRRKLKIKQEAMKNTANTKVSVEKMVAREWLHANHKRLVTVKFGPEASIYTVDRKGEKLRTFNLKHVDVVTVEQSQENYTAKKPYILLRVPNDHDLVLELESNSARRKFVKKLEDFLVLHKKTMTFVESNRDLMLAKAETRERRQKRLEHFFREAYALTFGLRPGERRRRSDASLDGEVMTVMRTSLSKSEFAAALGMKQDDMFVRKMFNIVDKDKDGRISFQEFLETVVLFSRGKTDDKLRIIFDMCDNDRNGVIDKGELSEMMRSLVEIARTTSVTDEQVNELIDGMFQDVGLEHKNHLTYEDFKLMMKEYKGDFVAIGLDCKGAKQNFLDTSTNVARMTSFHIEPISDSRRHWMQEKWDCYTTFLEENRQNIFYLFLFYVITIVLFVERFIHYSFMAEHTDLRHIMGVGIAITRGSAASLSFCYSLLLLTMSRNLLTKLKEFPIQQYIPLDSHIQFHKIAACTALFFSLLHTVGHIVNFYHVSTQSIENLKCLTKEVHFTSDYRPDITYWLFQTITGVTGVMLFVTMCIIFAFAHPTIRKKAYKFFWNAHSLYVVLYALCLVHGLARLTGAPRFWLFFIGPGIVYTLDKIVSLRTKYMALDVIETDLLPSDVIKIKFYRPPNLKYLSGQWVRLSCTEIKPEEMHSFTLTSAPHENFLSCHIKAQGPWTWKLRNYFDPCNYNPDDQPKIRIEGPFGGGNQDWYKFEVAVMVGGGIGVTPYASILNDLVFGTSTNRYSGVACKKVYFLWICPSHKHFEWFIDVLRDVEKKDVTNVLEIHIFITQFFHKFDLRTTMLYICENHFQRLSKTSMFTGLKAVNHFGRPDMSSFLKFVQKKHSYVSKIGVFSCGPRPLTKSVMSACDEVNKSRKWPYFIHHFENFG